In Deinococcus psychrotolerans, the genomic window GTGCGCTCCGGCAAAGTCGGGATTCAGCGCGATGGCGCGGCGCTGGGCGGCCTCGGCTTCTTTGAAGTTTCCGGCTTGCAACTCCAAATTCCCAATATTGCTGACGGCGCGGTAGTGGCCCGCGTCGGCTTCGGCGGCCTGCTCAAACAGCTGGCGGGCTTGGCCGGTTTCCTCATGGATGGCGTGCAGCACACCTACCGAGTTGAGCGCCTCGGCGCGGGTCAGCGGCAAGTCGAGGGCGGGTTGCAGGGCGGCAGTCAACGCTTCGGGTTCTACATGACGCGCCGTCTCCGCCGCTTCCAAACTCGTGAGGGCGGCGTCCAGCGTGTGGACACTGACGTGGCGGCGCACCTCACTCAGCGCGGCGTCGGGTTCACTGAGGTCTTGGGTCAGCCGGTTCAGGGCGCGGCGGGCCTGCGGGTATTTGTGGGCGCGGACGTGATCTTGAATGTCGTGCAGCGACTCCAGAGCGCTCAGTAAACTGCTCGGCAGCGGTGTGGGAGCGAGGCGGGCGGCGGCCATGGCGCGGCGGTACTCGCCGGCCGTCAGGTAGCCGCCCCAGTCCAGATTCAGCCCTGCCAGGTGCGGCGGCATAGCCGGGAGCGGCGCGGACGTGA contains:
- a CDS encoding tetratricopeptide repeat protein gives rise to the protein MTESKAPVSLQKGVGTGGAPITSAPLPAMPPHLAGLNLDWGGYLTAGEYRRAMAAARLAPTPLPSSLLSALESLHDIQDHVRAHKYPQARRALNRLTQDLSEPDAALSEVRRHVSVHTLDAALTSLEAAETARHVEPEALTAALQPALDLPLTRAEALNSVGVLHAIHEETGQARQLFEQAAEADAGHYRAVSNIGNLELQAGNFKEAEAAQRRAIALNPDFAGAHHNLGVALRRQGRVNDSVKAIRRGQRLSVRRMREDAPRLSVGSAANKGLNAKWLTPANLRIIGLVVAALVFYFFLKGR